GCGCACAGCCTGGACGAATTCCTCGAACTCGACCGGCTTGCGAACGTAGCTGTTGGCGCCGCAACTGTAACTTTTGACGTCCTCCTGCTCCCTGGATGAAGTGAGGATCACAACGGGCAGCAGTTTTGTCCGATCGTCCGCACGCAAACGACGCAACACCTCCAGGCCGTCGATTTTCGGCAGCTTCAAATCCAGGAGAATGACGGCCGGCATCGCACCCGGGTCACGTCCCGCGTGCGTCCCGGTGCCAAACAGGTAATCCAGCGCCTCGACTCCGTCGCGCACCACGGCAAGTTCGTTGGCCACATTACTCTTCTCAAAGGCCAGCCGCGTCAGCTCCTCGTCGTCCGGATTATCTTCCACCAACAGGATGATTTTTTTGTTCATCCGCAGATCCCTTCAGCCCGGCAGGGTAAAATAGAACACGGAGCCCTTTCCGACTGCGCCCTCCGCCCAAACGTGCCCGCCATGGCGGTGGACGATGCGTTGGACGGTGGCCAGGCCCACGCCGGTGCCTTCAAATTCAGTGACACTGTGCAACCGCTGGAAAGCGCCGAACAGTTTTCCGGAATACGCCATATCAAAGCCCGCTCCATTATCGCGCACAAAGCAGGCCCGCTGGTCCTTACCCGGCGCAGAGCCAAATTCAATTCTAGACTGCGCCAGCTTGCCGGTAAACTTCCAGGCGTTCCCCAGCAGATTGGTCAGCACGATTCGGATCAGGCTGGCATCGCAATGAGCGACCAGACCCGTCTCAATGACGAACTCCGCGCTGCGGTGCGGTTGAGTCTGCTGCAGTTCGGCGGCGATGCCACGGGCCATGGCACTCAGGTCCACGGTCATGCGACGGAGCTCGCCGCGGGATACCCGCGACA
This DNA window, taken from Candidatus Angelobacter sp., encodes the following:
- a CDS encoding response regulator, with protein sequence MNKKIILLVEDNPDDEELTRLAFEKSNVANELAVVRDGVEALDYLFGTGTHAGRDPGAMPAVILLDLKLPKIDGLEVLRRLRADDRTKLLPVVILTSSREQEDVKSYSCGANSYVRKPVEFEEFVQAVRQLGLYWLLLNETRTEPEGAG